The Paenibacillus sp. FSL R7-0204 genome includes a region encoding these proteins:
- a CDS encoding ABC transporter substrate-binding protein encodes MKLRKAASFAIALTVVTGLLAGCSKGNSTNSAVKEDKGNGGTQTQQASKDVKLTFFNTSAEVNTVFEELFKKYHEQNPQVTIELIPTPIGGAQLEKFQSLLASGNPATIVNLDAGTILQYKDDFLDLEPEKAKYEALTNPGAIDGALLDGQFLGIPWTAQGYGLLYNKRAVEEGIGGAFDPASVKTRDDLEAVFKKIEAAGKAPVMLHGADWSLGAHYLGLTYSLQSQKVEDNRKFVEELKNGQVKLTENPQFTGLMDTFDLLKKYNARKSDPLVADYNRDSADFAKGAAAFYFMGDWSWAVIGTLEGRDTDFGILPLPISNNPEDFGNAQVAYSEPKLFAIDDSKSTPEQQEAAKAFIEWMVSSEDGQKAIITDMGLSMPYKDLKAKSTNVMSNAVSEYVKQGKIINIGVINYLPQDYWAKTGAAMQKYLVGNIDRQGLAQEVQDYWKSYAGK; translated from the coding sequence TTGAAATTGAGAAAAGCTGCAAGCTTCGCTATCGCTCTGACGGTGGTCACCGGATTACTCGCAGGCTGCTCCAAGGGGAATTCAACGAACAGCGCCGTCAAGGAAGACAAGGGGAATGGGGGAACACAAACACAGCAAGCTTCCAAGGACGTTAAGCTTACCTTCTTCAATACCTCTGCAGAAGTCAATACAGTATTCGAGGAGCTGTTCAAGAAGTATCATGAGCAGAATCCGCAGGTGACGATTGAACTGATTCCTACGCCGATCGGCGGCGCGCAGCTTGAGAAGTTCCAATCCCTGCTTGCCTCCGGCAATCCGGCGACAATCGTGAATCTGGATGCAGGCACCATACTTCAATATAAGGATGATTTTCTGGATTTAGAGCCGGAGAAGGCCAAGTATGAAGCCCTCACCAATCCGGGAGCCATCGATGGCGCGTTGCTGGACGGACAATTCCTGGGTATTCCCTGGACTGCCCAAGGCTATGGTCTGCTGTACAACAAGCGCGCGGTAGAAGAGGGTATCGGCGGTGCCTTTGATCCAGCATCGGTGAAGACCCGTGATGATCTGGAAGCGGTCTTCAAGAAGATTGAAGCGGCCGGCAAAGCACCGGTCATGCTTCACGGAGCAGACTGGTCGCTCGGCGCCCACTATCTGGGACTGACTTATTCCCTGCAATCGCAGAAGGTAGAGGACAACCGGAAGTTCGTGGAGGAGCTGAAGAACGGGCAGGTAAAGCTGACGGAGAATCCGCAGTTCACTGGACTGATGGATACCTTCGATCTGCTGAAAAAATACAACGCACGCAAGAGCGACCCGCTCGTTGCCGATTATAACCGCGACAGCGCGGATTTCGCTAAGGGAGCTGCGGCCTTCTACTTCATGGGGGACTGGAGCTGGGCGGTCATCGGAACGCTGGAAGGCCGCGATACTGACTTCGGTATCCTGCCGCTGCCTATTAGCAATAATCCGGAGGATTTCGGCAACGCGCAAGTCGCCTACAGCGAGCCTAAGCTGTTCGCCATTGATGATTCGAAGTCTACGCCGGAGCAGCAGGAAGCCGCCAAAGCATTCATCGAATGGATGGTCAGCAGCGAGGACGGGCAGAAGGCCATTATTACTGATATGGGGCTGTCCATGCCGTACAAGGATCTTAAGGCGAAGAGCACGAACGTTATGTCCAATGCCGTCAGTGAATACGTGAAGCAAGGGAAGATTATCAACATCGGTGTGATCAATTACCTGCCGCAGGATTACTGGGCCAAGACCGGAGCTGCGATGCAGAAGTATCTGGTAGGCAATATCGACCGCCAGGGGCTTGCGCAGGAGGTTCAGGATTACTGGAAATCGTATGCAGGGAAATAG
- a CDS encoding carbohydrate ABC transporter permease, which produces MNKKLSLKNAGTFLVFGGPSIFAFAAVVIIPFIVGLYLTFTNWDVRTGDSSLIGFTNYLEVFRDKVFLQQLWFTLKYVFFTVVIANVFAFFIALALTRGGRGEQWLRTGFFTPNLVGGIVLGYLWQTLFSQVLPYLGAKYGWELFQTSWLTNTGTAFWALIIATAWQLVGYLMIIYIAGFTGVPNDVLEAASIDGAGRTSVIRRIILPLTVPAIVICIFISLSRSFLTYDINLALTKGGPFNSTELATYHIVQKAFLSNQYGVGQAEAVVLFAVVAIIALTQSYLLKKLEVES; this is translated from the coding sequence ATGAACAAAAAGCTATCACTGAAGAATGCGGGGACGTTTCTGGTCTTCGGAGGTCCCTCTATCTTCGCTTTTGCCGCCGTTGTGATCATACCGTTCATCGTCGGTTTATATTTGACCTTCACGAACTGGGATGTCCGTACAGGCGACAGCAGCCTGATCGGCTTCACGAATTATCTGGAGGTATTCCGGGATAAGGTGTTCCTTCAGCAGCTGTGGTTCACCCTGAAATATGTCTTCTTCACCGTGGTGATTGCCAATGTGTTCGCGTTCTTCATTGCGCTAGCCCTGACGAGAGGCGGGAGAGGCGAGCAATGGCTGCGCACAGGCTTTTTCACGCCCAATCTGGTCGGGGGGATCGTACTCGGATACCTGTGGCAGACGCTTTTCTCACAAGTGCTGCCTTACCTTGGCGCTAAATACGGCTGGGAGCTGTTTCAGACCTCATGGCTGACGAATACGGGGACGGCATTCTGGGCGCTGATCATTGCGACCGCCTGGCAGCTGGTCGGGTATCTGATGATCATTTATATCGCGGGCTTCACAGGCGTTCCGAATGATGTGCTGGAAGCGGCAAGCATCGACGGGGCGGGACGGACTTCGGTAATTCGCAGAATCATCCTGCCGCTGACGGTTCCTGCGATCGTCATCTGTATTTTCATCTCCCTGTCCCGGTCCTTCTTGACGTACGACATCAACCTGGCCTTAACCAAGGGCGGACCGTTCAATTCAACAGAGCTGGCCACCTACCATATCGTTCAAAAAGCCTTCCTGTCCAATCAATACGGTGTCGGCCAGGCAGAGGCAGTTGTTCTGTTCGCTGTCGTAGCGATTATCGCCTTGACGCAATCTTATCTGCTGAAGAAGCTGGAGGTGGAATCTTAA
- a CDS encoding carbohydrate ABC transporter permease, with translation MNANRRILPGLRTGFLYLLLFAFLTPFLLIIMNSFKTTQQFFESPLSLPTTINFKNYASAFDNMDFMQGFMNSLIITGISVTIIIIFSAMTGYLFVRYKWKVNSIFFFLMLASMALPFQVLMIPMVMLYGNMGLLNTKLTLLFMYLGFGVPFGVFTFHGFIKGIPYELEESAFIEGSTTLRTFFSIVLPLLKPVFVTLLVLDVLWIWNDYLLPSLVMLSPDQKTLPLSTYTFFSSYSVDYAPLMAGLIMTIIPVLIIYLFLQKQIIKGITEGALK, from the coding sequence ATGAATGCTAACAGGCGCATCCTCCCGGGCCTGCGGACAGGATTCCTGTACCTGCTGCTGTTTGCCTTTTTAACACCGTTCCTGCTGATTATTATGAACTCCTTCAAGACCACCCAGCAATTCTTCGAGAGCCCGCTGTCACTGCCGACAACGATTAATTTCAAGAACTATGCCAGCGCCTTTGACAATATGGATTTTATGCAGGGGTTCATGAACTCGCTGATCATTACGGGGATTTCCGTCACGATCATTATTATTTTCTCGGCGATGACCGGCTACTTGTTCGTCCGCTACAAATGGAAGGTGAATTCCATCTTCTTTTTCCTCATGCTGGCCTCCATGGCTCTGCCCTTCCAGGTGCTGATGATTCCAATGGTCATGCTGTACGGGAATATGGGGCTGCTGAATACCAAGCTGACGCTGCTGTTCATGTATCTCGGCTTCGGGGTGCCGTTTGGCGTGTTCACGTTCCACGGCTTTATCAAAGGGATTCCTTATGAGCTGGAAGAATCGGCGTTTATCGAAGGGAGCACCACGCTGCGGACGTTTTTCAGTATAGTGCTGCCCTTGCTGAAGCCGGTGTTCGTCACCCTGCTGGTGCTCGATGTGCTCTGGATCTGGAATGACTATCTCCTGCCGAGTCTGGTGATGCTGTCGCCGGATCAGAAGACCCTGCCGCTGTCCACGTATACCTTCTTCTCCTCCTATTCTGTGGACTATGCGCCGCTGATGGCCGGGCTGATTATGACGATCATTCCCGTGCTGATCATCTACCTCTTCCTGCAAAAACAGATCATCAAGGGAATCACGGAAGGGGCGCTGAAATAA
- a CDS encoding LacI family DNA-binding transcriptional regulator, giving the protein MANLKDVAKQAGLSVNTVSRVLNNRGYISDKTKEKVYRVMKEMNYQPNEMARALFRKKSNMIGLIIPAISHPFFAELTAYLEYYADLKGYKLLLCNSNRNVSKEVDYIEMLKKNQVDAIIMGSAVLDVQHYLHLGLPIVSFDRVISEDIPVVTSDNLEGGRLAARLLTGKGCRHTVYIQRGIDGPQHHFMLAGLRRQGYEEEMKRAGLTPLYLQLEVEEGSYTGGDTAIAAYLQEHPEIDGVFASSDVIAAEAIHACNLLDKEIPSAMRIVGYDDVQLASMISPRLSTVRQPIQEMSEAIMELAAQQIEGQAVTMVNTFPVTAVERGTT; this is encoded by the coding sequence ATGGCGAATCTGAAGGATGTTGCGAAGCAGGCAGGACTTTCTGTGAATACAGTGTCCAGAGTCCTTAACAATAGAGGGTATATCAGTGACAAGACGAAGGAGAAGGTCTACCGGGTGATGAAGGAAATGAACTATCAGCCGAATGAAATGGCCCGGGCGCTGTTCCGCAAAAAATCCAATATGATCGGGCTAATCATACCGGCGATTTCCCATCCTTTTTTTGCCGAGCTGACCGCCTATCTCGAATATTATGCAGACCTTAAGGGCTACAAGCTGCTGCTCTGCAATTCCAACCGCAACGTCTCCAAGGAAGTAGATTATATCGAGATGCTCAAAAAAAATCAGGTCGACGCCATCATTATGGGCAGTGCCGTGCTGGATGTGCAGCATTACCTTCATCTCGGTCTGCCGATCGTCTCCTTCGACCGTGTAATCTCGGAGGATATCCCCGTGGTCACCTCGGATAATCTGGAGGGCGGCCGGCTGGCTGCCCGGTTATTAACCGGCAAGGGCTGCCGGCACACGGTCTATATCCAGCGGGGGATCGACGGTCCCCAGCATCACTTCATGCTGGCCGGCCTGAGAAGGCAGGGGTACGAAGAAGAGATGAAGCGTGCCGGGCTTACGCCGCTGTACTTGCAGCTGGAGGTTGAAGAGGGGAGCTATACCGGAGGGGACACTGCCATTGCCGCCTACCTCCAGGAGCATCCTGAGATCGACGGCGTGTTCGCCAGCAGTGATGTGATTGCCGCCGAGGCGATTCATGCGTGCAACCTGCTGGACAAAGAGATTCCTTCAGCGATGCGCATTGTGGGCTATGATGATGTGCAGCTCGCCTCCATGATCTCACCGCGTCTAAGCACGGTCCGGCAGCCGATTCAGGAGATGAGCGAAGCCATTATGGAGCTGGCGGCCCAGCAGATCGAGGGCCAGGCGGTGACGATGGTGAATACGTTCCCGGTAACGGCTGTGGAGCGCGGCACGACCTGA
- a CDS encoding LacI family DNA-binding transcriptional regulator: MAVTIKDVAEKVGVSVTTVSRVLNNRGYLSESLKQKVNDAMEELNYHPSEVARSLLRKKSNIIGLILPDISHPFFGEVTKHIEAYAYEQGYKLMLCNSLHHKKKEKEYIDLLRASRVDGIIMGSHTMSVNDYKSISLPLVSLDRQISKSIPFIASDNYQGGVLATRLLLRKKCRSIAYLSGNLRLGLLAKQRHDGFLEQVRRQDVEYTVRQTDLNGFKYKDYEKLVSSLFEERPELDGVFASSDMLALQVLKQCRRLGRAVPGQVKVVGYDGIAALDAEDLTTIVQPIKKMGELAVQYLLQQIAGEPVPLETILPVRLMEKGTT; encoded by the coding sequence ATGGCTGTAACCATCAAAGATGTTGCCGAGAAGGTCGGCGTCTCCGTCACTACCGTCTCCCGTGTGCTTAATAACCGGGGATACCTCAGTGAGAGTCTGAAACAAAAGGTGAACGATGCCATGGAGGAGCTGAATTACCATCCGAGTGAGGTGGCACGTTCCTTGCTGCGCAAGAAGTCCAATATTATCGGCCTGATTCTGCCGGATATCTCCCATCCGTTCTTCGGAGAGGTAACCAAGCATATTGAGGCCTATGCCTATGAACAAGGCTATAAGCTTATGCTGTGCAATTCCCTGCATCACAAGAAAAAAGAGAAAGAGTACATCGATCTGCTGCGGGCCAGCCGGGTTGACGGCATTATTATGGGCAGCCATACGATGAGCGTGAACGATTACAAGTCGATCAGCCTGCCGCTGGTGTCGCTGGACCGCCAGATCTCTAAGTCGATCCCGTTCATTGCCTCGGATAACTATCAGGGGGGAGTGCTGGCCACCCGGCTGCTGCTGCGCAAAAAATGCCGGAGCATCGCCTATCTCAGCGGAAATCTGCGCCTGGGTCTGCTGGCCAAGCAAAGGCATGACGGCTTCCTGGAGCAGGTCAGAAGGCAAGATGTGGAGTACACTGTCCGGCAAACCGATCTGAACGGATTCAAGTATAAGGATTACGAGAAGCTGGTCAGCAGTCTTTTTGAGGAACGCCCTGAGCTGGACGGTGTATTCGCGAGCAGCGATATGCTGGCGCTACAAGTGCTGAAGCAGTGCAGAAGGCTGGGCAGAGCTGTGCCCGGTCAAGTCAAGGTCGTAGGCTATGACGGAATTGCCGCCCTGGATGCGGAGGATCTGACTACCATCGTACAACCGATTAAGAAAATGGGCGAGCTGGCCGTTCAATATCTGCTTCAGCAGATTGCCGGCGAGCCGGTCCCGCTGGAGACCATTCTTCCCGTCCGGTTAATGGAGAAGGGAACCACTTGA